cttatctcatacatgtacctactatatcaaatatgatttggacgaaaaaaaacgcataaatctatcccatttagcttgatatgtgcgagtgaccactttgcccccactaggtgaccactttaccttcaagaaaaaaagatcgatttttcacCGTTTCTtcaaatgatgaaaagtgtactatttcaatttttcatagtaaaagccgtttgctatcttggaGAACAaatagttgaactataatattcttcgagaaatgggaattgaatcggtatgtggacgctggaaatgtgCAAATTCCTTAGGATGACcgctatgcccccacttcccctacagcTATTTCATGTtgaaccgatataatggttctcagattttcgtgaaaagtggtaattttgttctttatcgcaaaacattagacctgtattttttaatttgttatattatattatcgtgcttttcagcagtataaacgcagaccctcaactattatgcttttggttccagtcagcttctaaacataTTTGGCGATTTggtttccatttatagacgtagggcattccttaggaacagattaaacagacttttcaaaGTCCATCTCCCTCTCagtggcaactgtccgttttaccccaccagtacaattatttcaataatttaaattttccactcaaaaatgaatttaacttttcgtacatacctaatatcgcttctctgttaaatcacaaaccgaaatataaccatcagcgaattgaatttaaatatgaaactactcaaaatgcttaatatcgaagcagctaaaattacatccacacgcggaatcatacATGATTTTCGATGTTtgtttccagtttccacttatggtcagtattcattgccataggggggcttaaatattatagaataacctgtagaaggtgttctcattaacagaaatcggaaattctaaatgtaactatacaaatcaactacCTATCCATATTACTTccactgtccatattacccgcggttcccctaccaCCCAAAATGTGGGCTAATCGCTGGTTATACGATTTGATGTTTGCTGGGTACTTACTTCTCGACATTAGTCAGAAGCTCTTGCTGTGGATAATGGCGATGGAATCTATATCACATTAAGTTGGTTGATATTATTGATCATGAAGGCGATTCCGATCGGCCGCTACAAGAAGGATCTGCAGTATTTGAAGCGCAACATATGATACCTATCGTTCGCATAGTAAAAACAGGTGATAACAACACTTACACCAAGACATTCTTCATATGTTAAgaatgaaacaatgtaaaataatgattttctagCCTTTTCATCGTAGAAAGAATGCTTAAAAccgaaaatttgaagaaaaattattaaactCATAATTTTACTTGCTGCGCCATCttgttgtaaatctaacgtagaTTCGTCAATACATCTGCCGTAATTTCCCAAAGTGACccaagcgccagagggaagtAATTTTAGTACGAGACTTTTTgtcaaattgcatgtataatcagcgtACGcttacattacgaaaatctgatctgtacaaaatgtgtactGTTGATGGAagaacattgccatcggcttaatttttgaaaaaatacaattttatttaagctataccaccaacgccagtttgttgtggaaacagcatatttaaatcgctgtttccacaaccgatctttgatcatccatcaaagtatgagagaatctgtttccaattattttctccaacatgcCGCCGATGTAAAAcagatacagtttacgcgaggatatTTTGAGTTTAGTTACAAGATGCGTTCCGATGGagcatttagaagagtgcaactgttcaccaaatccgacatttacccttcaatcaacactcagcttcaatttatcCGAAAGAAGAGTTGAGCAGGCGAGAAAAGTAAACATCATCAAGAAGTTCtgtcccttgatgcctgaagaaaaaagacactACATATTAGGGAATCCTTGTAACCAGCAATTAAATTGTTGAGTTTGAACTATTTAGTTCTAATCTTTATGTGctatatgtgagaacagcaatacacttcaatctaggataaaTTTCTCGtttaagatgagtttgattttatgaatttgaagTACATGATTCTATGATCGTAATTGAGGACCTATAACAACATAtaatattatgaatttgacacaTCAAGATCCGCGATGACGTATGTTCAGTAGAGTACTAAAGGATATATAGAAAAAGTCACCTTAATTTCCGAACGGAACTTTCTGTAAAATGTTGATTCTTTCAAAAAAATGCCCTAtagaaaatttcagctcaatcgaactttatttactagtgtcgctaagacgtcaaagttttttttgtggtaaccgaaaaatcacccttaTTAAATCGAGgttgaaaaatgttttgaaattttaattcgctttttttaaaacctcgatttcaTGTACTCTCCCTTTGAGTGATTTTCCGtaatcaaaaaaaataaatttttacgtctgcgacactagcaAATGcgttccgattgagctaaaattttgcattggtttgcacgataaaatgCAAATTAATATTTTGCAGTAAGTCCCGTATGCAAAATCGGGATGAcatttctaaagggtgtgtcacatcaaattacatcacggaaaaaacgctgtagaaatttaatttttaggaattatatcttcagctttcgcttataatcagataagagtgtatagatcacgttgaccatgcttcactgtcaatttttcgtaaatttggaaaaatgtcgtcgaacgaaaaagagcgtcgtgaattaatcctgcgcactcatttcgagaatccggagttgtcacatcgggacatcggtaagatgctgggaatcgtccaatccacggtcatcagagtactaaaacgatacttcgagaacctaaccatcgaccggaaggtgaagaacggcaaaaatggatgctccgtcagtgaaaaagatcacaagcgcgtagttaagcagtttagacgtgatccgagaagttcggtccgggatgtcgccaataagctgaatttgtcaagttcattcgtccagcggaccaagcagcgggagggcctgcgtacatacaaggttcagaaggctcctaaccgcgactaaaggcaaaacatggtggggaagacgcgagccctgaagctgtacaccgaaatgctgacgaagccgcattgcctggtaatggacgacgaaacctacgtcaaagcggactttcgtcagctgccgggcctgttgttcttctccgaagaggacaaattcagcgtttcggaggagattcgcaagcagaaactatccaagtttgccaaaaagtacatggtgtggcaagcgatctgctcttgcggaaagcggagcgcccccttcgtgatgaccggcacggtaaacgggcaggtttaccttaaggagtgcctacagaagcgcttactaccactattgaagcagcacgagggcccgaccatcttctggccggatctcgcttcgtgccactattcaaaggacgtgttggaatggtacgaagccaacggggtcaccttcgtgccaaaggaaatgaacccgcccaacgcgccggggcttcgcccaatagagaaatattgggcgattatgaagcaggccctccggaagaacccaaaagttgtcaaatcgaaggcggacttcaagagaaaatggatttctgttcaaaaaaactacaatctgacgttgtacagaaccttatggacggggtaaagaggaaggtgcgagcatacgggcttgggctcgaagtatgaataaaaagaaaatgccaaaagttgtttaatagtttttattttactgtctaaaattttcaaaaagatcggtctactgggcgaatttctacagcgttttttccgtgatgcaatttgatgtgacacaccctttattagcaCCCTGAACCATACTTTTCCATATATTTCAAAAAAcgtatttaacaaatttaagaaaatttggtccattgaattatcttttgtagttttcttCCATCGCTATcggaaattagtccatttttcaATGCACACGTTACCTTCAGTAAAATAGTGTCTTGGTTTGCTATATAAATGCCACGGAATCTTCCACATTTATCCAAAAAGCACAAATAGTTCCAGCGTCAGCTAGATAGGTCAAACTTTCGGAAAACtaaaatcatttatttgtaTAGCTTTTTCGCCATCTTGAAACCCACTCATTATTTGCCACTTCCGGTCTTCGGATTTTTTTCACCTTTCCCTTCGTACGACCCATTCACACGTTCCGGATTGTTGGAGGTGAAAACGTGCGTGAGCGCCCACAGAGCTGTACGGAGACGGGGGACTTGATTTgattaattaataaactttatcATATTTCTTGCTTCGGACACGAAACGCCAAATGCCTGCCCAGTGGTCAGAATTAATTTGTCTGGAGCGGTGCTCCTGATTCGCTGGAAAAACAATTGGACGACAAAAGTTTGGTCATTTGATTTAGTGCTTTTTCCTTTCTCTGACGAAGGTACCTCCACTCATCGTGTGTGATTAATTGAACTAGGTTCTTTTGTTGAATTGCTTCGTCGTTGAGGTGAGCTGCTGAACCCGGATCGCACTCGACATGGAAAAAAACTTTGACAAGTTGGTATAAACACTCGAGAAAGCAAGGGGATAATCCGAAATCGTTCAAATGAGTTGTTTAATGGTGCATATTTAACATgccgttaaaaaaaataaacattgtcTCACATGAAAGCATCAAATTTCGATCGCCAATTATTTGCTCTAGCTGGTCCACCTGGGGTAACCAACTGACAATggaataaaaaagaaaacaaacgtaATTTCCGGTATGAGTGTCATCGCAACGTAGACACATCGATATCGATGAGAGAGCCTCCCGGTTTCGGTCACgggaataaatttgaaataattAATCACACGATGAAACAAATTACTTAACTAAACATAAATAAcaagtgcaattttatcacgTCACAAACTGTGTGCTACGTGTTTATTTATACCTTCCGCTGCGATGAACATGAAAGCGACAAACATTGCACTTTCCCACATGCATATTGATCAGATGGGGCAGGAGTGGGGGTAATCGCATCGGATAGATCGGAATATGGTTCCCATGTGCTTGGGAAACTGACCGTGCGTAATTGGGCTCGTTTACATGTAACACAAACTtatattttaatataaattaaattttagtgAAAAATGTGATAACGCTAATTACCGTGTAAAAATGATTTACGGCCCTGCTGCGCTGTCTGGGTCATTATGGTCCGATGCAGACACGCCATGCTGTCTGCGGTTTCAGTGGAGACGCGTGGTTGACCACTTTACCGTGACATTTCATTTGTGCATTTTGTGGCAATGCCGCTGCCATAACTTCACTGCGAGAAGATTTCCCACCCATTCGATCGGATCGGGTGTCACAAACTCGCACTTATGGTTTTCTCCGAAAAGCTTTCCATCTCAGAGGAGGACAAATATTCTTCCCGGCCATTGAATCAGGGGTtatctaaaatggaaataaaaatgtGAAAGTATAATATAAAAAAGGCAGTGATAGGATACCTGATAACTTCCTGCTCCCTCTTAAGAGCAATAATGCTTGCGGTAGCAGggatgacgatgatgacgacGACGATGATGGACGAGTTCATTCAAAGTGAGAGGGGAAACGGAAGGCACGAAGAACCACAATCCCATCGTTGGGTCCGGTTTGGATCTGATTGAAAAACGGAGCATCAAAGGAAGGCAATTCGGGCCTCAAGAGGTGATAAATATTTAACACCCACGGTCCTTTTCTCGGGTTGGCTTGTGGATTGACTGTAATGGTTTTCCAATTCCGAAAAATTGCCAAAGCACCGTAATGAATATTTATCGCTTGCAGGAACTTATTGAAATTAGAGTACTGTCAATCGGTGATTGGGATGATGGGAGAAAGCGAGTGATGTAATAAAGTAATAGTTTCCAGGAAATTCAGCTATACCGGAATGATGTGGCCACGGGCAAAAAAGCAATTCGTTTTTCCAATTTCGCACCGTCCTGCAAGCCATACTTTGATTGACTGTAATGGTTTTCCAATTCCGAAAAATTGCCAAAGCACCGTAATGAATATTTATCGCTTGCAGGAACTTATTGAAATTAGAGTACTGTCAATCGGTGATTGGGATGATGGGAGAAAGCGAGTGATGTAATAAAGTAATAGTTTCCAGGAAATTCAGCTATACCGGAATGATGTGGCCACGGGCAAAAAAGCAATTCGTTTTTCCAATTTCGCACCGTCCTGCAAGCCATACTTTGGGGATCATCAAACATTCAATTATTCAATGCTTCGCTTGCATTCAATCACACTGGAATTGATTCAGGACGCATTAATTAAAGTGGAATTGACCTTATCTCTGTCCGGAGCAAATACAGGATCTGACCTAATTCCACTACAGAAGCACACTAACGGCCATATTGGGCTCAAaatagttagttagttagaaCATTTTAAGTACAACTACaactaattattgaaatcacaaaaatctataaatatgggtaCCTGCTTGAAATCATCTCAGTCATAACTAATATGCGGGTGATGCAAGACATGATTAGCAAAGCAAGATTGTCGTTCGCTTTGGTCACAACGTCTACGGTCATCTTCTATGAAGCGAAGCCAAATATTCAGCACAAGAAGCAAACACGCAAAAGTGTTGCGAAATTTATTCTCCGCAAACTTATGTTTGCTCTATACATAGTACATAATACGTTGCTTGTCACTAATTCTCAAACTCCTTCAAACTCTGTGATTTTACTAGAATACTGTTTCCGATAGACAAAATATCTATCGCatccaatcagtctacataaattTTGCGCTCATTCGGTCCTTCCTCAAAACACCCACTTTctgtttgagaaattgttgagtgaacatcgtttgccagcgagcgtcgagcgggaattATTTGTCTTTTTCAAGATTCACTTTGTACACCTCATAAGTTTTCGAAAGACGTAATTTTACGTTGATTGCAAATGAttgaagaaaatacaaaaaaggcacaggagggttgtgtccgagacacgaccgcatagttgatgtaggattccgttaggctttctgttgattttggatatgtttgaagaattacatcgttaaactctttgataatgatttggtggctctgaaaagggccgttttgtttggttgttgggtattgtttgttcacttcaccagtgtttaccgagtgatgatgacagaaggatggtaaacattcGTAAACAGGCGTATCAGATGAAAAATACCGAAGTGGATCGAGATAtggtgaaaaccgccctctgtgatcctagacgagatgcctcctgtatgaaatagagaaaaaaaactcaccaatgtaatataataattaccaatcccaataccgaacacaattatcatttatTCGCACcagtaaaacatgttactttaatatagaaaaaaacatatttgaaatggaaaaagtaattttcttttatgacttttactttctgagtgtttattcaacccaattcgcaattaattggactaacaacacctaatactatatgtagagaatatgggaaatcactttttctaatattgtgctaaatttttcgcaATATACGATCGGTTATCGATATGAAATTTAACGAAGCAATCAAcataaaaattccaaatttaaattttatttgctagaattaatcgtatcactcacctcaattgcaatataaaaaattcccccgacttgcatacatttacaatgccgatttgccATGGGCATCTCGGTTtggatgtctttgttagggaacacatctcagtaggaacaaaagttccccctactttcatgtatttgcaatgtcgatttcccccaagcagcttggttttgatgtctctgtaagggacccgccgcatgtgtcgtcaatttcgaccaatcagaagtgggtatttccgttaggataggggttgagctatctcgcgcggctatctgaaatttaattcaacagcggttgaaactttcgagtgcatcagaatttcattgacatttcaatatgatgtaatatattctttattaggatctaatatgatttactgtttcatgattttcttcagcatgcaacacgatttactacagtactgaatcgatttaaattataagcttatacgacacacaaactgcatcagcgtaatatacgcatatgatgcggattaaatatattttacgacaatgtacatcagaaaattgatgtttatcataccgaattgcgacttaatttgataatggtatataaaatcgagtttttgcattttatgcgatttcaaatatacacgacacatactttgattgatattatatgcgattatgatttattcggatttacAAGAAAtccttggcacgtgcaaaattatacgatttaatgtttgctaggtggtgacaccgttcatcaacgCTATCATGATGAACGAAGCTAGCTTCGCCACGACAGCAATAACCTGCTCCAAATACTGTATGATtttaactgagtggatttccgtgcggctctcgcttatataccgattggtatgatttcaatagcctgttttaaaagcaattttaaggctatagaaacaagtttttggatcaaaaagtaacaagcatataacgcgtagacattttatatttcgaatgaagtgttcatcataccattttgttcagttTATTAGGAGCTACAAACGCTCGAAATCtggttctccggcgtaacgctttggTTTCAGAAAGTTTGAACTTACCcctcagtatagaaatgaaagacgtagtcctacgtcaaaaatatggtTCAcccattggcgatctaacgtacaaatctacacctaggcagcgctgcggtgaaagtgatgatggttttaaattttgccatttgagcttatggaagctttgtagttctttccatcaattacaatgttataatcataaaagattatttgattgcgatgagtttgtaagaaatttaattctgcgcaattttatatataacatgttatttatttacttctttcagtagtgaaaactataaaaatgttgacaatggttgaattaaagaaggaaattcgagagcacaatcaaacacaagtagaaaaatgcacgattcctgcatgtgagaactaccttggaaagcccggaagtaaaatatacgtgatttgtttttgagttttaggttacattagcatcattttctttttttattttttttttacatcatttttacgcaaagctgaatcagctcatacgacacctacattagtgctcagaactacaaaagtgatgatgttcgatcgtgattattttcattaatacCTAATTAAAATCATTTCAGCCAATAACACGTTGAACCCCGATTTTTATCGCTGCACTggtccgcatcaagagcgtttttgCATTTATCTGGGTCGGTCCCTACTTCCAAAGGTATTTATTGTATAATTGAAAAAAgccagaaattcgactagaaagtagtcacattttgtaaaacatccgacaACAACccgtatacatttttattttcttattttgtaactgtcagccccagtcagtcagctgatttttctgatttttcaaaaataaatcaaaccagttgacgaatttacgcaaagctgaatcagcttgTGCGACACCTACGTTAGAGCTCAGAcctacaaaagtgatgatgtttgtttattctgcgCACTTAAAAGcgcgattcggtcgtgattattttcattaattttaatttaaaatcatTTGAGCCATTAAATGTCAtcaacaaaaatataattttctttccatttaaaattatatttttgtttatttacaatGGTCTCATCAACCGATTggaccaaaaaaaaagtccctgcttgtccacggtgagcgGGAGGGAATTTATATAACGACCACGTGGACAGGTAAAGTATATTTTTGAGTAAAACATTCATATTTATAGTCAAAGTTTAATGAGATCTGCTCTATATCTACAAGATATTTTTAACTTTACGTCCATCCTGAATACTCCGTATACAACAATGGAAAGACTGAGTTGGTTTGGATGACACTAAAGTTGCCAGTGGAACTTTAGGCTTCTCAACGTAAGTGAAATCTGAGTGAAATCtaatagtacttagttgagatttctatgccgaatttATTCAGGAGTGTAAAACTCTAGAATCGGTGAGTTTAAAACAAATCGTTACTATTAACAAGGCTACCATTTCTATTGACAAAATCATAGAAGattgaaacaaacttgaaattagAATTAAGCGAAAAATATAGGATTCTCTtgattttcttcataaaactggagaaatgtccacgtggacaacaggggaaagggtataaggaatgtccacgcttgtccacggagggggagggggtgtctaaaatcatgttATTTCTGTTCACGTGGTATGTGCACAGCCCTTAAGCGTTGtaacttcattttttttcaatcagctCAACGAAGCAActgttgcgctaaaaatactgcaaattctGCTGGTATGTAGAGCCTATGCGAGAAGGATCCGATGATATCCgccaacttaatatgatatcgatttcatcgccattatccacagtattaataatctgtatgcattatcaaacttaaaattttcgaagattatctatgactgctcaaatcgcgtgttgaaaccattgtaaatacgaaaaaactctaactttcttaccatatactgacgataTTTCATGGTTGAAATAAGTACGCCTCTAAGTACGTTTGacttccggacaaacagtgtatggACACCTTTGAATGTTTTCGAATGAATCATGTCCATACATCTGGCACCACTGTTGAAATGATGTTGTATAGCTCCCCTAGTTTCACTTTTATAACTGTCGGTATTGTtgatttgaagttttttttcgtgCCTCTGCTGAAATCCGTCTTTCAAcatatttgaatataaaatcaaATATAAATAGAGAAGACTCAATTCGAGACCGTGGTACAGTTTAAATGTAGAGTTATGTATTTATGTGAGTATTACGAAACCTGTTACACATCTAGTTTTAATGGAATATTTCAACTTTTTATCCAGCCCAAAACGACGAAATCGTTGAATCGTCACAACAATCGAACCGTTGCTCGCAACGTGGTAGAAAAAAGCGCACCAACGCAACCCAATGGGGAACAAGAAAATCACTGCGCCTAACTGCACAGCCGGAATCGTTACCCGTTTTCGAATTTTCTGATAATTCGACAGAAGATCATTCTGTTAATATTTCCGGCAGTCTTTTCGATGGCCAAAACGATTTGTTGCAACATTATGACGAACACgagaaaattcaaaatgaatcagTAAAAAAAGTCAGTGCTGTTGGGGTTGATGTCCCGGGTTGCCAAGGAGATGGCGTCGCCGTGGATAAACGGGATAAACACGACATCGGCTGTAAAACCGTATCGATGAACAGTCAGCATCAAATGAATCAACAAGACGCGGAAACACAAACCCATAATCCTGAACTGCGGAATGTTCACGTTCAGCTTTCACCTATTGCCCCGAAACGAGCTATCAGGGACGCTTCCGTTCAAATGTCTCCGGAGTCTCGAACAAAGAGAGCGAGAACTTCCGTTGCCGTAAACACCGAGCCAATTGCCTACAGGAACGGGTCAGCCCAAACGCTCCAACTTGAGACGCGAGAAGTTGCCGTTCAAAAGTATCACAGCACCAGGGTGAGTGAGGTAAGCGTTCAGACCTCTCGCTGCGAGCTGCCACGTAATGTCGCAAAACGCAACGTATGCATTCAACATCGTTCATGCGATGTCCTGGAACTCGGCGAGGGGAACGCCATCGGGCTAGGTATCGAGTTCAAGTGCGATCCGCGTCGTCTGCATCGCGCCATGCTGAAGCTAGCGATGCAGCAAAACTGTGGAAGCGACACAAGCAGTCGCTCGGTGATGGTGGAATTCACCGAAGAAGATCCATATTGTGCCAACTATAGCTACTTCATGGATGATTGCGCTGAGCAGGTCAACGTCACAGTGAACACGGATTCTGGAGTTTTTGACGAGGAAGTCATTGCAAATTATTACAGCATCGAAAGTTTCAGATGATTTGTCTCCCCGGTGTCTATGAAATTAGATGAGAACTtgcaaagaaaaataatttgatattttcctaattttttcataaatatattcaatattgaattaaaataatttaaagattttaacactaaacctacagatgtttcatgtatacctattcctaccacagcgggtcaagtgaccctttataaatagttagttcgatatatatagttttttttttttgagaaatgtggcataccatatttctcctgtatatttcgacattttgtgaaaacattttaccagcaaaatattgaattaaaaaattttgaCACGCGAAATAGAACTGCCCAGCAAActttaaatcgcataacaagcgtatatacactgcgtttcacaattatagaaccactcattttttctgagtttccggagatatgtaagaagtcggttgaattgaagtatatagtgtagggcATAACAACTATCTTGATTTAAAATACTGGcaatttgaactttatcttaatgttcaggcgcgaaacatccaaaaaacaaaaattccagtgtttcataactatagaaccagttggaaaaactctcactcctttactaaattaacgtcaatttcacatgaatcacattaagtttctaattcatagATCATCTTCAGTtcccaatcagttcaaataacccattcggggtggtttggaccaagctgcgccatgttgtagggTGTACCTCGTtatacgcagaggatactgctcgttgagGCTCtgcaaatcactcatactgcttgtaagtcacatctactattcgtacaatcactcctcataagttcttgatagggttttgatctggtaaacaagctgaccagtccagaatcttaagcctctattcaataaaccatgccttgactttccggattttatggaGTGATgctaaattacccaattatcacggtgtttttgatgcaaaaacaaaagtaaatgattctgtagTACTTCAGACATTGCTGTTATGAAATGAAACTTGTCAATGttaaagcatttcattgacattttaatgtgatgtaatatgttctttattgggATGATTTTATAATGCAGCTTTCATCATAgtgatttctttgatatggtgaaatatccacTTTCATATATTTCGTATTCGTCATTATCAAATACATAGTCAATGGCGCcaatcggtatcgaattatcatcgacaccaccattttcgctaaatgcttctttcagttcggtctgcaaaaacttttctgaactctaatccatgaatttggtgtccctgaaaagggtcgttgATTGTATGTCAAGGTACTAAGATAATAATGACGAAAGCGGAAGCGCGGCTGTttaagcacgctctcctcggatacaatgggccagctggatgtccttgagcATGATGTGACACGTAAAGAGATGGTTCCCGGTcggtagcgatgtggcttcttcacactttCTGCAGATGATGCGCTTTTCCTAGCTGCCTTGTGGTGTCTTACCACCGGT
The Toxorhynchites rutilus septentrionalis strain SRP chromosome 2, ASM2978413v1, whole genome shotgun sequence genome window above contains:
- the LOC129771118 gene encoding uncharacterized protein LOC129771118, which encodes MYLSQNDEIVESSQQSNRCSQRGRKKRTNATQWGTRKSLRLTAQPESLPVFEFSDNSTEDHSVNISGSLFDGQNDLLQHYDEHEKIQNESVKKVSAVGVDVPGCQGDGVAVDKRDKHDIGCKTVSMNSQHQMNQQDAETQTHNPELRNVHVQLSPIAPKRAIRDASVQMSPESRTKRARTSVAVNTEPIAYRNGSAQTLQLETREVAVQKYHSTRVSEVSVQTSRCELPRNVAKRNVCIQHRSCDVLELGEGNAIGLGIEFKCDPRRLHRAMLKLAMQQNCGSDTSSRSVMVEFTEEDPYCANYSYFMDDCAEQVNVTVNTDSGVFDEEVIANYYSIESFR